The stretch of DNA ACAACGGTTTGTTCGTGGGAATTGTCATAATTGCGGTCTACTGGATTGCAAACCACCTGGCATTAAGAGGCGTGGAGACTTTCTCGCAGGTCGGAAGCAAGGGGTTAATTGTAGGTACGCTGATTCCAGTTTTAGTCCTCGTAGTACTGGCAGTCGTCTTCATATCGACAGGAGGAAAGTCGTATATAACCGGGTCCGAGGCCAGCTTCATCCCGGTATGGGCAGGGTTTGCAAGTATAGTGCTTATCATAAGCAATTTTCTCTCTTACGCAGGAATGGAGATGAACGCTGTCCATGTCACCGATATGCACAACCCGGAGAAGACATTCCCGAAGGCAATGCTTCTTGCCTGCATACTTATTCTCCTGGTGTTCATCCCAGGGACCCTGGCAATATCGGTATGCCTCCCGGCATCAGGAATCAACCTGACAACCGGTGTCCTCCAGGCATTCGACGTCATGTTCTCTTATGTCGGAATCGCGTGGGGGACGCATGTTATGGCAGCTCTTATCGTTATAGGAATTCTGGCATCTGTCGTTATCTGGATTCCCGGTCCGAGCAAAGGGCTTCTCCTGGTCGGACAGGAGGGTTATCTCCCACCGTGGTTCCAGAAGACCAACAAAAACGGAATGCAGGAGAACATATTGCTGGTACAGGGAACTGCCGTAACGGTTCTGGCATTGTTCTTTGCATTTATTCCCTCGGTGCAGGAGGCGTTCTGGATACTATCGGCGATGTGCGTCCAGCTCTACCTCATCATGTACGTGATGATGTTCCTCTCCGCAATGCGGCTCAGGAAAACGGAGCCGGATAAAAAAAGAGGTTTCAGGGTTCCCGCGATGGGCGTTGTTGCGTCTCTCGGCCTCATTGCCAGCGTCCTTGCATTCGTCATCGGATTCTTTCAGCCTGCCGGGGCGAATATGAATCCCCTTGTCTATGCAGGAATCCTTCTCGCAGGCATATTACTTCTCGGAACATGGCCTATGTTCATCAGCAGATACAAAAAATCCGGCTGGGACCTGAGGCAAAAAGATAAAACTGAGTCTGAGCAGGGCACTTAAAAATAATAAAATCCTGAATATTTTCTTTTTATTATCCGGATTACAGCAGAAGATTCAATTAGCTATAATCAGAATTCAGTTTTTCAATTATTGGATTATTCTTCGCTTTCCTGTAATACCGGAATCATAACTGCCGGCATCATCCAGAACCCGCCTGAATTCTTCCGAGGATATTGCATCGATTAGCCTCATAACTCTCTCGTCCTGCATGTGCTCCGCCCGTACTGCGAGTTCGTACTGTTCGACTGCAACAGGCTCGAATTCAAGGCCGTAGGTCTTCGCTATCGAATACGACGTAAGTGCCGCATCGCAGTTTCCGCCTGCAACGGCTATTGCGGCAGAGAGCGGGTTGTTTACGACCCGGGAGTACCCGTTCACGGATTCGGGATCGATCGATCTTCCGGAAAAAAGCCTGTCGAGGACTATCCTGCATTCCGATCCTGCCGGCTGGTTGACTATGGATGAGCCGGGCAGTTCGTCGATTCCTATACCAGTCTTTGATGCGATGCCGAGAATGATTCCTGCAATCCCGGTCATGTGGATCTCTTCGCCAGGCATGTACTGCCTGATATATTCGGTATTATACCCCCCTTCGGCCGAGAGTGCATGAAGAGCCGCCGCATGGCAGATGTCTTTTTTCAGGGCGATAATCCCGCTGATATTTCCGGTATTTCCGTTGTGCAGCCAGATCTCCTCTTCGCTCAGGATGTTCGAGAGCCAGCCCATCGGTGGCTCCATGATCCCGGTCACGAGCAGAGACCTGTCGGCATGGGCGATGCTCCGGGTCATATTCAAAAAGACACTCTCTCCTTCGGCATAGCCTTCTATCGGAGCCGGGAGCCTGAGGTAGGCGTTCGATCGTATGGAGGCCATCTGAACACCTGCACCTCTCGACTGCTGCGACGCAATATAATGATCGCCGTGCTTCGCAACGGAAAGGAGGACGAACTCGTCGTAACCTACGTTCGAAGTAAGGTCGCCGGCAAGAGAGACCTCAAGTTTTTCCGAAGGCGGACCACTGAAACCGAGAGTATCAAGCAGGGGGCCGAGTATCTCCCTGAGTACAACCTGGGCCGATATCGGATAGCCCGGGAGGCCGATTACAGGTTTGCCTTCGATCTCCCCGAGGATCATCGGTTTTCCGGGCATCATTGAGATCCCGTGGAACACAAGTCTCCCCAGATCCCCGATCGCTCCTGCTGTAAAATCTCTTGTTCCAGCGGACGAACCTGCCGAAACAATTATAATATCGTTTTCAAGAACAGCCTCAGAGATCACGTCCCTTATCATTTCGGGATCGTCGGGTGTCGGGGGATAGCAGGTCGTATCGACATTTCTCTCACCAAGCCATGCCGCCGCCATTGTTATATTGCTTTCGACGACCTGTCCGGGTCCCGGTCTCGTTCCGATCGGAACAAGTTCGCTGCCGGTCGGGATCAGGCCGGCCCTGAGCTTTTTGACCACCGGATCGGTTACCCCGTATGTCCCGAGCGCCCCTATATCAAACGGCCTGATCCTGTAGTTCTTCGGAACAATGAGCTCTCCCTGCTTTATATCCTCGCCCGCTGCACGGACGTTCTGCCAGGGTCTTGCACTCTTCCGAATGGTGATCCCTTCGCCTTTCTCTTCGAACCACACATCCTCTATCATGACGACCGCATCATAGGTAAGCGGCACCGCATTCCCTGTATTGACCCTGAGAAAATCCCTGACCGAAACCGGGTTCTGCTCGCTCGCCGCGAACGTGTCGCTGCTCTTCAGTGCGACACCGTCCATCGCGGAGACATTGGTCACAGGAACACTGTATTCCGCATATACAGGGGAGGCGGCAACTCTTCCCGCAGATTCTGCAAGAGGAACCGTCCCCGAGGATTTAAGGGCCCCGAAAAGTTCCAGCACCTTCTCCACAGCCTCATCGAGGGTTATCTGGGAGAGATATCTCTTTACCAAAGGAATACCTCCACTTCCTCGCCGGCCTCAAGGCCCTCGCGGCCGGCCGGGATCTTAATTACGCCGTCGCTTTCCACGATGGTATTCAGGAGACCCGACTTTCCGAAAAGAGGCATGGCTTCATTTTCTGCGACCAGCTTTATACGCACATACTCCTCACGGCCTTTTTCCGAGGATATGTTTGTGACAAGCCTTGCTTTCCTGACAGACTTCATGGTATCTGAGAAACCGGCCATTGCTACGAGGAGATGGCGGACAATAACAGAGAGAACCATATACGTCGCGGCAGGATGCCCCGGAATTCCGATTACAGGCGTATCTTTAACCTTTGCGATAATCGTCGGCTTGCCCGGGGCAAGCATTACACCATGTGCAAGCACCTCGCCTTCGGTGTAGAGAACTCGGGCGGTGATATCGCGTATATCCTTCGAACTCCCGCCGGATATCAGGATCAGATCGCACTTGTCCACGCCGCTCCGGATAAGGGAGATCATCTCCTCCTCATTGTCCCTGACAATTCCGAGATGCAGCGGGATTCCCCCTTGTTTCCTGACGAATGCAGAACAGAGATAGCTGTTTACATCCCTGACCTCTCCAACCTTCGGTTTCTTGTCGACGGGGACGATCTCGATTCCTGTAGAGATTATTCCTACGACAGGTTTCTTCATGACCGGCACTTCATAGTAGCCTATCGCCGCCAGGGCCCCGAGATCTGATGCTGAAAGAACCTCTCCTCTTCCAAAAACAACGCCGCCTTCAGGAAAATCTTCGCCTTTTTTTACAACATTCTCACCGACTGCAACCGGCCGTTTGACAAGAACATCACCACCGACCTCATCGGTGTATTCTACCATTACGACCGCATCGGCCCCGTCAGGCATCTGACCGCCGGTAGGGATATTGAAGCATTCCCCCCTCGAAAGCGACATTTTCTCCCCGGCACCCATATCGATCCTTCCCTTCAGTTTCAGCATAGATGGGATCGAGTCGGTCGCATTTGTCGTATCCGCCGCGAAGACAGCGTAGCCGTCCTTCCATGACCGGTCAAAGCCCGGGATATCGATGTCGGACCTGACATCCTCTGAAAGAACCCTGCCAAGGGCATCATCGAGAAGGACTCTCTCCGGAGGCATCGCCGGTGCAATGGATTTTGCAAGATCCACTGCTTCATCTACTCTAATCAGGCTCAAAAAAGACGATTTCATAACTAACCCTGAATTGTCCCAAAAATGTTTATCTGAAGCAGCCGAGCTGGCACCCGCGGATTTTTATCTGGCTTGTATTGCAGTATTTACCTATATCAGCCAGAGGGATGCCATATTCTTTGTTTATCTCCATCGCCTGGGGGCATGTCATCACCTTCTCTATCCCCTTTTCCCGGAATATTCCGGCAAGTCTGGCTTTATACTCATCATCCATATATGATCATTGCTTTACAATAAATTAGAGTTTACCTAATGTTATATACATAAAAAGAGGATTATTTTTCAGCCATTTTATTCAGTATTTTTCTGATCTCCCGCAGTTCATCGAGGATCTCTCCGGATGAAACCTGTCCGGAACTCTCACTATCATCACCGCCCGTCGCCGCTGCAGCCGGCCCCCTGCTCCTCACGAAACCCATTATCATTTCGCGGAGGGGTTCGGGCTCTTCAATACCGGTTATCCTGATTTCCGCAACATTTTGCGCAGAATAACCGGCAGTCTGAATCCTGAGATTCGATATTCCGAAAATTCTCATCAGGGGGCCCTGCACGATATCGACATTGGTAATCCTGTTGTACGGAACAATTCCAGTCTGCCTGAACCACACGCCTCTCTTCCATGTCATCTCGGTTTCGTTCAGGTGATAGACGATCGATTTGTAATAAAGTGAATTCCATACGACAGTAACCAGGAGGGAGACAATCAACAGGGCAACGACTATAATATTCAGAATAGTGTTCTCAAAAACAGGTATGATCCACGCAATACAAAGCCACAGGATGATTACAACCAGGGAGACCACGATAAGATTATATTTTTTAAACCGCGTCACCGGCTTAAAATCCTTAAATAGCTCTATCTCTGACATACGGATCTCTTTTGAATGGAGATTATATAAATGAGCACTCAGGGAAGATATTGAAAATTAAAAATCAGGTTTTGTCTCGATACAGTAGTTCCTGTGCAGGTACTCCTCGCGGACAGGATAATTGCTCATTCTGACTGTATAATACCTCTCGAACTTCTTTATGAATTCAGGGTCGCGGCTGATGTCATACTCCTCCGGAACCTCGGGTTTTACCCAGAACGTGGTATTGCTACCGTGAACAAGGCATGCCCCCTTCCTTGAAACCGGCCTTCCTCTTTTTATCGTATGTTCGGTACACGAAAGACCTGCTATTACCTTTTCGTATTCAACCGAAGGATCGATCTCGTACGGCTTTAACGGGTATATGGCGATATCAGCGTCAGCACCTACTCCAAGGTGGCCCTTTCCGAGATCTACTATTCCGAGAGCCTTCGCCTGCGCAGCCCGGGTCATTATCGCGATCTCGTTCCAGTCGAGTTCGCGGTCAAGAGTCTGAAGCAGAACGCGTTTATAGATATCAGGATGAACGGTCTCCATCTCGAGATCGCGGTACTTTTTGCTCATCAAAAGGGCGGCAATCTCGGGATACTTTACAAACGGAGCTCCGTTGGGGTTGTCGGTCGTAAGCATGCAGCGCCACGGGTCCTTCACCTGTAGGGCGAGTTCAAGACCTATCGCCCACATTATCGAATTGACGAGATTCTTCCTGCTGTATAATACCGGAATAACTCCTGACCCGGTCTCAAGCTCGACATCATGGTTGCTCCACTTGTTGTTGTAGAGACGGAAGAGATTAAACTCCATCGGACCGTCGGCCGTCATCGTGGTCGTCCTCCCGAACATCACCTGGCCCATATCGATTGCAACCTGGGGTTTTCTGTTCACCATCCACGCGACATCGTCGGACTTCGAGCAGAAATCATGCCAGGAAGAGCCGCCGTAGGAATGGAACTGGACGTGAGTGAGGTAAAGGGTCTGCCTCTTGTCGTTTAAGTCCGGCGTCCTGTTCATCGTCTCAAGAGTGCACTTGTAGTTGCCCGGCTTTCCGAGGTTGTTGCAGTGAAGGTGGACCGAGTGCGGAAGCTTCAGGAACTCGTTCGCCCGTATCATGTAGTCGATGATCTCTGCAGGAGAAACATCGAAGTACGGAACCCTGTCGTGAATACAGTTTACATCCTTGCCATATCCCCATGCCTCGGTCCCGCCGGGATTCGTGAGCTTTAACCCGAATCCTTTTGCCGCAGTCAGGTACCACGCGACAACGGCGGCGGTCTTCTTAAGGTCGCCGTCATGGATAGCCTCCATCGCCGACCAGTTGCCGTCGAAGAGCGTATTGGCCATCGTATCCTGAAGGGTCGTATGAGCGAACTCCTCGTGAGTGTGCCGGGCTTCGAACGGAGCCATCGCACCTTCGAGAACTGTCGTGTACCCCATAGCACTGTAGCGGTAGGTGTTTGCATAAACCGTCGGAACGCTGTAGCCTGAGACCGGGTGCATATTCCGGCGGGCACGCCCCCTGCCTGCCCGCATATCCTCGGGGCTCATGTACCTGCCGAAGTTCACCTTCGTTCCGCAGATATGTGTATGGGAATCAACACCACCCGGCATAGTCAGGTTTCCGCCGGCATCGATCACCTCGGCGGAACTCCCGACGGACTCGACTATCTTTCCGTCCCTGACGGCGATATCCATCGTTTCGCCGTATATATCGTTCAGGGGATCGATGACCCACCCGTTTTTGATGAGATATTCGCTCATAACCCCTTCGCCTCCTTTATTATATTGTATATCCGGGTAAGAACCTCAAGATCGTTGGGCATGGTGGGTTCAAGGACTTTCTTCACCCAGAGGGGCAGGGCGTCCAGGCGGTAGCCGGTCCCCTCGGCATCTATTCCGCATGCCGCAACGGGGATATGCACATTGGCGACCGCAGTGCTGAGTGCGACAAATGGATCTATAACGACACATGGGATCTCGGAAAGGCGCCTGACACATTCTCTCGGGAAATGCGCCCCGGGATCACTGCCTATGATGATACATGCATCAGCTTCTTTCCTCCTGAGAAGATCGACAGCCGAGGTTTCTCCGGGATTATAGAATGCAGTGCCACGCGAGTAATCGATTGCATACGGGTAACCTCCCAGATAAGCGAATGTCTGGTTTGTCCCGTATACGTTCCAATGACCCCTCATCGGAGTCAGCGTGAACTTCGTATGCCTCGAGAGCTCATCGACGAGTTCAACTCCGTTCCTGACGTTTTTGTATTTTCCGGGCGATTCGGTCAGACCGATCCCTGTGAAAAACACACCGAACTTCGCCTTGAGAAGCATGTCCGCAACCCTGAAGAGCTGTTCTCTCTTCACTCCGGCGACCATGGGGGGAATGACATCCCTCTTTCCCCTGACGATCGCCCTCAGGGCGGAGAACACCGCATAATCGCCACCCGGTTTTATCTGGATGAATTCGTCGGCATTCTTCGCGATATCGGTCTCCCTGATGTCGACTACGATAAGTTTCCTCTCGCGGAAGGCGTTGTTCAGGAAGAAGCCGTCGGCGTATGTGGAATAACGGCTCATATGACGCGGGTGGGATTCTATCGGGTTCGACCCCCAGTAGACTATGACATCCGCCCTGTTCTTGATCTGGCCAAGCGTACAGCCGGGATGCCCTACTTCCTGAATAGCCATAATAGACGGACCGTGGCAGATCGACGAGCAGTTGTCGATCACCGCACCGGCCATCTCAGCGATCGAGATCCCCATGCACTGGGCCTCGCCGTAAGTTCCCGAGAAACCGAAGATCAGCGGTCTGTCGGCATCAAGGAGCATATTGGCGGTATAGTCTATCGCCTCGTCATAGGAGATATTTTTCCAGCCGGAGCCGTCTCTCATTATCGGCTCTTTCAGCCTTCCGCGTGCAGTGAACTTTCCGTTGCTCAAACTGCACCCGTTATCGACGCCTGTGATCTGGTTGTCCTTAATTGTTACCCGGATGTCATCGCAGAGACACCCGCAGAGAGGGCAGACGACATCGTCGATTACACAGTCCCCGCAGGGAGACTTTGTCACGCAGACAGGGTCTCCGATATCAAAACGGCAGCCGCCCTCATGCTCGAGAATCTCCCATGCCGTGAGAATTTCCTCATCTTCGCCGGCAGGGACAACATCGACATTTACCCATTTGTAATCCGGGGCGCCCGTTCCGTGGGTCTTTGAATGCAGGATATAATTCGCATGCGGACCGACCGGAATGAAAACCATCCCCTGTAAAATATCCGCACAGGATACTGCTTTAAAAATGGTTTCTCCGGCTTCGCTGGAGATTTTTACTTTCTGCCCGTCGTCCACCCCGATCCCGAGGAGATCCAGGGGGTTGATATAGCATAAAGAGGTCTGGGCAGTATACTCCGGATGATCCTTATAATAAAGCTGTTCGCCCTGCCGTATCGTTCTGCCACTGGTCATCACTAATTTCAAAGGGCAACCTCCGACAAAGGCCCCGGAAAGCAGGTTAGAACCTTGTTCTTATCGTATAAAAGCTGTTCAGGAATGAATACGCGGGAATATAATCCGGAGTACATCAGTTAATCATCTGTCGGACATCAAACTGAATAAATGTTTCTTTTTTTACACAATCCCGCTTTATATCTTATAAATTCCATAAATCAACAATATCATCTGAACATTAAAACAAAAGAAAAGAGATCTGTCAAACTCAGGACATACCATAGATATGGAGAACAAATCCAATCTTAGCTTTAATCCGCCGCATTCAGGAATTTCCTTACGGCCTCTGTGTATTCTTCTTCTTTCTCCAGATGATTCTCATGTGACGCATCTTTGATGATAAGGAGTTCCGGGTTATTTACAAGGCCGCTGAAGTATTTCATTGATCCGGGCGCCGCCTCATCATATTCCCCGCAGATGAAAAAGACAGGCACATCTATTTCGGACAAATTTCCGGTCAGGTTAAACGATTTCAGGGTTCCGGTACATGTGAACTCGCTCGGCCCCCACATATGCATATAAACAGGAATCGACATTTTCTCAAACGTTTTGATCAAAACAGGGGGCCACGGATCGAGCCTGCATAGATGAACCGAATAATAATAGTTCATTGCATCCTGGTATTCCTTTGAATCATAATTCCCGGTCTCCTCCGCGTGCCTGACATGCTCCTGTATCTCTTCAGGCATCTCCGACAGGTACGCCTTCTGGTCTGAGATCCATCTTCCCGTATCGAGAAGAGGGGAAGATAAGATCAGGCTCTTTACGCCTTCCGGATTCCCGTCGAGATAGTACGCCGCCGCAAGCCCGCCCCCCCACGACTGCCCGAGAATATGAACTTCGTCAAGCCCGAGAGCACTGCGGACTTCGCCTAATTCTTTCACGTAGTTTTCAACTGTATAAATTGAAAGATCTTCAGGCTTGTCCGAGTTCCCGCAGCCGAGCTGATCATAGAATATCACCGGCCTTTCATCAGAGAGCACCGACAGGGATTCGAAATAGTCATGGGACGCACCCGGCCCCCCGTGCAGTAGAAGAAGCGGTGTTTTCTTGCCGTCTGCTCCGACAATCCTGAACCAGATCCGCCCGTTTCCCGTGGAGATATACCCTTCCCGGTTGTTGTCATCCATATTTGTAATATTTATCTTATCTCCATATTTAGATGGCATAGTCGTACATAATGCCGCAAATACAAACAACAGCAATAAAATCAGGATTACCGTGGCACACAACACATGATTACCGGATTCCATGACACCAGTCATGGCACTATTCGAAAAAAAAGGATTTAATGGCTGCGTCTTTTGATCAAAACCGCAACCCCGAGCCCTGCCATCAGTGCGAACAATGGTGCCGGCGACTGATTGGCGTAGGCTGAAGTCCCTGTAGATGTAGCTGAACCCTGGGATGATGCACCGGCAGGTTTTGCATATTCCATTAATTCGGACAGGTCGTCATCGGTCAGGTCATAGTGATAAAACAACGAGTAATACTCCTTTACACGGTCGTCGACGTTATAGTCGAATACATCAGGGTAGTAGAGGTTCCCTAGCCATATCATAGATAAAAGACGGTTTACAGACGGCGGCCCTCCCATCCAGCTGTAAGGGCCGTATGGTGCTTCATAGACATTTCCATCCTGAACAGCCCGGAGCGACTGCCAGTCGGCGCTGTTCATGATCGCATCATAATATTCGTGCTCGTCATCATAAGCGACGATGATATAGTCGGGATTCATCTGGAGAATGTCCTCCATCGTATACTCGTCTCCCATACCGCTTGCAGTAACCGCTTCATTTGCAAGATTGTCGCTGATATAGTTGATTACCTCGCCATGATATGAGTTTTCGCCCGAACCTATGAGATATACCGAATTGCCGTCGACACTGACGACGTAGATCATGCTCTTCCTGTTGTCGCCGATCTCGTTCATTCCCACAGCAAACTCTGACAGAAGATCAGAGGTATAAGTCGAGAGCTTCTCACACTGTTCCTCTTCGGAAAGGAGCTCACCGAGGGTAAGATACGATCCCGGAATGTCCGACAGGTTGTTCTGCGTTACAAATGCAAAGTTAACACCTGTCTGCGCCTGTATCTTGTCGAGGTCCTCTTTCATCGTGCTCTTCGCCTCACCGATATCAAGCACGAGATCAATTCCGAGCTCCTTGTTCATCTCCATGATCTCTTCGGGATTCATGGTAGACTTCGCCCCGTAGAACTGGCCTGTAACAGGCAGGGCGGCAACACGCGGATCTATATACTTCAGCTGTGCATCGCTGTATTCACTCGAAATACTCACGAAGAGATCAGGATCGACCGAATAGAGCACGATCTGGGCCAGCGGACCGGAAGGAGATACTGCAGTGATATTTACCGGGAGTATCAGTTCTCTTCCCACATCATCGACAAATGTCCTTGTCTCTTCTGCGGCAGCAATTCCGGAAAAGAATGCCAGGAAAACACACAACACAATAAAAATACGATAGCCAAAAAGACTTCTCATAAAAAAAGTGTTCACCTTTTTAACATATAATGCTTTATTATTAGATCTTGTTAGGTTTTTAATATTAACTTTGTCAACTTAAACAGGAATGACAAAAAAGACAGTTGTTCCGGCTTTCAGCAGGTAAAAAAATTATTTTCTCCGGGTAATGCCAAACGCAGCCATGATTCCTGCAAGAATCCCAAATACGGAGAGCGGTGTTGCAACGGAATCGGGGTCCACAGGTGCGGAGGTATATACAGTCTGCCCCTTCTTATTGGTGTATTTTGTCTCATACTGGAATTCAGCACCATCTGTTGAAAAATCAACTCCTTTTTCGACTGCAAGGGTCAGGCCTTCGGGAATCTCAAAGGGCTTTCCGGGAATCAGGGCGAAGTCCTGTGCCAGCACGGCATTCTTCTGTAGTTTATAAGCGGAGCCTTCACCGGCGAATACGACTGCCTCGTCTCCCGTGATCGAGGTTACATTTGAGTTGAAGACGTAGTTCTGGTTTTCACCACTCTCGTCTTCATAGATTGTGATTACAGAATCTCCAGAGAATACAACTTTTCCGAATCTGCTGTCGACACCGAAGTTTCTCGTTCCGGCGCCTGTAGCAGATACTTCCACCACTCCGCCGGAGATCAGGACACCGCCTTCGCCATTATCACCGTCACCGTCTATTCCGAAACTGTTTGCACCGCCGACAGCCGAAGCGGTTACGCTGCCGCCTGAGATGATTACTGACTCGATCGCATAAAGCGCCTTGTTCTTATGGCTCGTGCTGCTGTCGGCAGTCGCGCTTACAGTTCCGCCGGAGATCGAGATCTGCCCCTCCGAAGAATATATTCCGCACGTTATATCCGTGCTCTCCCCTCCGGCCCTGAGATCGATATTTCCGCCTGTGATATCCACGGAAGATCCTTTAATGCCGTATGTTGTTTTGCCGCTGCCTGAAACCGTTATTTTCAGGATTTTCCCCGTATCGCTCTTTATTGTTATGGAACCTTCCGACTCTATCCCGGAGCAGTTTACAGCAGATATCGTGAAATCGTCCCTGACGATTATTACGGCCTCATCCGGCCCCGTATGATTGATCCCGTTTTTGTACATCTCCTGCGTATCCTGGGACAGGATATATTCGGTCGCTGCACACGACGGAGCAATACATACCCCGCAAAAAAACAATAATCCAAAGATAAAACTCAAACCTGATAACTTAATCTGCATTTTTTCACCACAATTCATCTTTTTGACGAGGAGGCGAGAAGATTCACCTTCGTTCCCGCTGCATAGATCCTCTGGAATTCAGCCCCCGATGCGATTCTCTTCGCCATTTCCGGATCGTTTATGACAAAACCGGAGAGATCCCCGACACCGAAATCAAAGAACTGTGGTGCAAGAGGTGTCCCGGGCCCTACAATTGCTACTTTTTCGGCGTTTTCCGACAACTCCAGCAGCCTGGGAAGGCTCTTGTCGCCAATGGCTGCACATGTTATAAATGCGAAATCGCATTCAGGCAGCAGAAAATCACATGCATTATAAGGATAATCGCCGGGGCCGGGGTCCCACTCGACGACGCTTAAGTCACACACAGGCTCGAATAGTCCTTCAATAAACGGGAAATGGCCGACAACGCAGACCTTTTTGCCGCGGATTTCGTTCTGCGAGTTGATGAACGGGTCTTTGAGCCTTCCCTCGACACGTCCAGGTTTTGGAATTTCAACTCCGTTCTTTTGTGCGTTTTCAGGGTGGTTGTACCACGCGACAATCGCGGCATTGCCGACAGAAGCTTCGATAAAATTCCATGATTTTACCAGTTCCGCAACCTCTTTCAGGGGTTTGCCTATCTTGTTCCCGGTATACTGCGGCGCACGCTGCCAGTAGGGCCTGTAGGGTGCTACACCACCGCCACCGTCTATCTGAACATATGTCAGTTCAGCCCCGATCACCACATCCCCTACGATGACATCATCGGGAATCCCTTCGATCAGGGCGTCATAAATCTCCCACTTACTCATTTTTCAGACCTCTCAATCCGATTTCTTCATTTTTTCTTTCACCATACACCTCTCATCTCAGAAAAGACCAGAACCATTCATCCATAAACTCCTCGACAACGCCATCGCCAATGACCTCCCCCTTCCTCAGGCTGTTGCGCAGGCCTAAAAGAATATTGTCGACCTTTTCGATCTTTTCAAGATTCCTCCTTTCGTTCTCCGTCGTAGGGAGAACCTTTGCGATACCCCCGTTTTTGA from Methanolacinia petrolearia DSM 11571 encodes:
- a CDS encoding formylmethanofuran dehydrogenase subunit B; the encoded protein is MMTSGRTIRQGEQLYYKDHPEYTAQTSLCYINPLDLLGIGVDDGQKVKISSEAGETIFKAVSCADILQGMVFIPVGPHANYILHSKTHGTGAPDYKWVNVDVVPAGEDEEILTAWEILEHEGGCRFDIGDPVCVTKSPCGDCVIDDVVCPLCGCLCDDIRVTIKDNQITGVDNGCSLSNGKFTARGRLKEPIMRDGSGWKNISYDEAIDYTANMLLDADRPLIFGFSGTYGEAQCMGISIAEMAGAVIDNCSSICHGPSIMAIQEVGHPGCTLGQIKNRADVIVYWGSNPIESHPRHMSRYSTYADGFFLNNAFRERKLIVVDIRETDIAKNADEFIQIKPGGDYAVFSALRAIVRGKRDVIPPMVAGVKREQLFRVADMLLKAKFGVFFTGIGLTESPGKYKNVRNGVELVDELSRHTKFTLTPMRGHWNVYGTNQTFAYLGGYPYAIDYSRGTAFYNPGETSAVDLLRRKEADACIIIGSDPGAHFPRECVRRLSEIPCVVIDPFVALSTAVANVHIPVAACGIDAEGTGYRLDALPLWVKKVLEPTMPNDLEVLTRIYNIIKEAKGL
- a CDS encoding proline iminopeptidase-family hydrolase; translation: MESGNHVLCATVILILLLLFVFAALCTTMPSKYGDKINITNMDDNNREGYISTGNGRIWFRIVGADGKKTPLLLLHGGPGASHDYFESLSVLSDERPVIFYDQLGCGNSDKPEDLSIYTVENYVKELGEVRSALGLDEVHILGQSWGGGLAAAYYLDGNPEGVKSLILSSPLLDTGRWISDQKAYLSEMPEEIQEHVRHAEETGNYDSKEYQDAMNYYYSVHLCRLDPWPPVLIKTFEKMSIPVYMHMWGPSEFTCTGTLKSFNLTGNLSEIDVPVFFICGEYDEAAPGSMKYFSGLVNNPELLIIKDASHENHLEKEEEYTEAVRKFLNAAD
- a CDS encoding ABC transporter substrate-binding protein, yielding MRSLFGYRIFIVLCVFLAFFSGIAAAEETRTFVDDVGRELILPVNITAVSPSGPLAQIVLYSVDPDLFVSISSEYSDAQLKYIDPRVAALPVTGQFYGAKSTMNPEEIMEMNKELGIDLVLDIGEAKSTMKEDLDKIQAQTGVNFAFVTQNNLSDIPGSYLTLGELLSEEEQCEKLSTYTSDLLSEFAVGMNEIGDNRKSMIYVVSVDGNSVYLIGSGENSYHGEVINYISDNLANEAVTASGMGDEYTMEDILQMNPDYIIVAYDDEHEYYDAIMNSADWQSLRAVQDGNVYEAPYGPYSWMGGPPSVNRLLSMIWLGNLYYPDVFDYNVDDRVKEYYSLFYHYDLTDDDLSELMEYAKPAGASSQGSATSTGTSAYANQSPAPLFALMAGLGVAVLIKRRSH
- a CDS encoding carbohydrate-binding domain-containing protein; the protein is MQIKLSGLSFIFGLLFFCGVCIAPSCAATEYILSQDTQEMYKNGINHTGPDEAVIIVRDDFTISAVNCSGIESEGSITIKSDTGKILKITVSGSGKTTYGIKGSSVDITGGNIDLRAGGESTDITCGIYSSEGQISISGGTVSATADSSTSHKNKALYAIESVIISGGSVTASAVGGANSFGIDGDGDNGEGGVLISGGVVEVSATGAGTRNFGVDSRFGKVVFSGDSVITIYEDESGENQNYVFNSNVTSITGDEAVVFAGEGSAYKLQKNAVLAQDFALIPGKPFEIPEGLTLAVEKGVDFSTDGAEFQYETKYTNKKGQTVYTSAPVDPDSVATPLSVFGILAGIMAAFGITRRK
- a CDS encoding DUF364 domain-containing protein, giving the protein MSKWEIYDALIEGIPDDVIVGDVVIGAELTYVQIDGGGGVAPYRPYWQRAPQYTGNKIGKPLKEVAELVKSWNFIEASVGNAAIVAWYNHPENAQKNGVEIPKPGRVEGRLKDPFINSQNEIRGKKVCVVGHFPFIEGLFEPVCDLSVVEWDPGPGDYPYNACDFLLPECDFAFITCAAIGDKSLPRLLELSENAEKVAIVGPGTPLAPQFFDFGVGDLSGFVINDPEMAKRIASGAEFQRIYAAGTKVNLLASSSKR